The Devosia sp. genome segment TGCCGATGAGACGCCCTCTGTGCCGCTCGGCCGCCTGGTGCTGGCCCGGCTGGGCGGATTTCTGGCGCTGGTCCCGGAAACGTCTTCGGAAGACCTGCAATTCCTGGCCGGGCAGGTCGTCGAGCAGTTCGAGGATTTCCGGCGCCCGCCCAGCCTGCGTGAAATGGCGGACCGGGCCGCTGGCGGGTTGACCGAACGGCAGTCCGAATTGCTGGCGGCCTATGGCTATCCCTATGTCTTCGATCAGTTCCAGTTTCACATGACCCTGACCGACAGGCTCGCCGAGGCCGACATGGACGAGATCGAAGAGGCCGCCCGCACCTGGTTCGGGCCCCTGCTCGATACGCCCCTCGTGCTGGACCGCCTGTCGCTGTTCGTCGAGCCGGACACCGGCAAGCTGTTCCGGCGCCATGACGATTTCGGTCTGCGCCCATGACAGAGACCCTGATCCTCTCCAATGCCCGGATCGTACTGGCCGACGAGATCGTGCACGGCTCCGTCGTTGTCGGCGATGGCCGCATCATCGCCATCGACAGCGGCGCCAGCACCATTGGCGACGATATGGGTGGCGATCACCTGATCCCGGGCCTTGTCGAACTGCATACCGATCATCTCGAAACCCATTACCGGCCGCGCCCTGGCGTGTTCTGGGACCCTATGGCGGCGCTGCACGCCCATGACGTGCAGGTGGTGGGCTCGGGCATCACCACGGTCTTCGACGCGGTCCGCATCGGGTCCGACCAGGACCTGCCGGACATGCTCAAACATGCCTCGGCCATGGTCGGCGCCATCGCCAGGGGCCGCGTGGCCGGCTGGCTGCGTGCCGAACATTTCCTGCACCTGCGCTGCGAATTGCCCAGCCATGACGTGGTCGAGCAATTCGAGGCGCTGGCGGGGACCGGCTTTACGCGGCTGGCATCGGTGATGGACCATACGCCGGGCCAGCGCCAGTTCCCCAGCCTTGAGCAGTACAAGACCTATTATTCCAAATATATGGGAGGGAGCGACGCGGACCTCGCGGCCTATCTCGCGGCCCGCCAGGCCGATCACGACACCTGGTCGGGGCCCAATCGGCGAACACTGGTGGCCCGCGCCCGTCAAATCGGACTGCCGCTGGCCAGCCATGATGATTCCACCCTCGCCCATGTCGAGGAGGCTGCCGAAGACGGCGTGGCCATTTCCGAATTTCCGACCACGCTGGAAGCGGCGTCTGCGGCCAAGGATGCCGGCATCGCCATTCTGATGGGCGCGCCCAATGTGGTGCGCGGCGGCTCCCATTCGGGCAATGTGTCGGCCGTTGATCTCTACCGGGCGGGCCTCCTGGATATCCTCAGCTCCGACTATGTGCCCTATGCCCTGTTGCAAGCCGCATTCGTGCTGCCGCAGCGCATTGACGGTCTTGACCTGCCGCAGGCGCTGGCTACCGTGACCTCAAACCCCGCGCGGGCCGTCGGGCTGACCGACCGCGGCGAGATTGCCGTAGGCCGGCGCGCGGACCTGGTGCGGGTCGCGGCCGACGGACCGTTGCCGGTGGTGCGTGGCGTTTGGCGGGAAGGACAGAGGATCAGTTGAGCGAGAGGCCCCCTGGCGTTCTGGTCCTGGTCGTCGGCCCTTCTGGGGTCGGCAAGGACACCCTGATCGGCGGCGCGCGCAAGGCGCTCGAGGCCGATACGCGGTTCAGTTTCGTGCGGCGCCTGGTGACAAGGCCAACGGACATGGATCTCGAGGACCATGTGAGCCTCGACCGCGAGGCCTTTGCCCGTGCCAAAGCCGGGGGGCGGTTCGCCCTCGTCTGGCAGGCGCATAATCTCGACTATGCCCTACCCATCAGCGTCGACACCGACCTGGCCTTGGGCCGGGTGGTGGTTGCCAATATTTCCCGCCATGCGGTGCCGGCGGCCATCGGCAAATATCCGCTGTGCCGGGTGGTGCAGATTTCGGCCGAAATTTCCCTGCGCGCCGAACGGCTGGCCCGGCGCGGCCGCGAGAACCGCGATCAGATCGCCGCGCGCCTGGCGCGGGAAGGCGCTGCCCTGCCGGCCGATGTCGCTCCCATCGTCATCGACAATTCGAGTTCAGTGGGCATTGGCGTCACCGCGTTCGTCATGGCCCTGCGCCAGATTGCCGAGGATTGAACCGGAACGCCGCTCCGTGCGTTGAGCCCTACTCAACAAGCGTCAGGAGTTCTCATGTCCAGAAATGGTCTTTATGCGCTGGTCGTCATCCTCTTGGTGGCACTGGTCGGCTTTGGCATCTACACCTATCAGCAGCAATCCCAGCCGAGCCTGGAAGTGCGCGTCGACGAGCAGGGGATTTCGATCGATGGAAATGGGTGATCCGACCAGTCCGCATCGCCATCAGGCGATCGTCGTGGCGCTGACCGCCGAACTCGAACGGCAGGCGCAGGCCGGTGCCTCGCGCATCGATGTCGAAGCGCTGGCGGGGGCGGTGGAAACCGCGATCGATCCGGCGCCGCCGCTCTCGGAAGGCCGCAGCCCCGACGAACTGAACGCGACCAATGATGATTGAACAGGGACCGGCCAGACAGGCTGTCCTCAGCGCAGAAATGTGAGCAGAAATGTAATAAGGCCGGTGGCGAAACCACCGGCCTTATTCATGCCGCGTCGCCACCGAGCACCGCCTGTGCGACGGCCTCATGGGCGATTTCGATCGAATCGAAGTGGTGGCCATCGACGCCGAAGGCCGGAAGCTTGACCGCCACGAAGCGGTAGCCCTCGGTATCCTGGACGACGACGCCCTGCGGTTCTCCGCCCACTTCTATGACGATCGGCCTGAGCCTTTCGGCCCTTGAAATACTGTTTTCCTGCATGGTGGAATCTCCACTTGCGCGTCTGGTCGAACGAGGACGCTTCCCTCATCGGGGAGGGGCGCCATCGGGCCAGCAACGCGGGTACTATCGGTTTTCTGAGACGGGGATGTGACGGAAATCACATTCGTTTGGAGCGACAGGACCCTTGCCAGCGTTTGGCGCCATGCATTCGGAGTACTACGGTCGAACACGCGGCATGGAGAGTGAAGGTCGTCGATGTCGTCATCGTCATTCCTTTCCTTGCGGTGTTGGACGGTGAAGCTTTGACCACGCCATTGCGGCGCAGCAATGGCAAGATAAGGCGGGTGTGCGATTTTTTCCAGACCACCATTATGCGTTTGCGGGACAAAAAGTGAAAATAGGTGCTCGACTTTCGTTCAATTTCAATAATATGATCACAATACTCATATTATGCGACTGAGGTTGAGCTTGCCTCACTAGGCGCATCTGGTGTTTTCTTGCGCACTTGATTTTGCCGCCGGTCCGTCCGGCGGCCCGCAGGAGAAGCGTCGTGTCCGCCGATCAGCCACCCCCGCCCAGCCGCGCCAAGCGCGGGGCCAAACCTTCTGGCAAGCCGACCCTCAAAACCATTGCGCAAATGACGGGGCTGGCCGTCACCACCATTTCGCGCGCCCTCAACAATGCGCCCGAACTGGCACAGGACACGCGCGACCGGGTGCAGAAGATCGCTGCCGAGATCGGCTATATGCCCGATCGCGCCGCATTGCGCCTCAAGACCGGGCGGACCAATGTGATTTCGCTCATCCTGCAGCCGGATGAGCAGATCTATGGTTTCGGCACGAGCCTGGTGACCGGCATCACCGAGGCGCTGCGCGATACCAGCTACCACCTCGTGATCACGCCGCTGTTCCGCAATGTCGAGCCGATCGAGCCCATCCGCCATATCGTGCGCAACCGCATGGCCGATGGCGTCATCTTCTCCAAGGCCGAGAGTTTCGACGAGCGCATCCGCTATCTTCTCGACAATGACTTTCCCTTTGTCAGCCACGGCCGCAGCAACTGGCCCGATACCCATCCCTATGTCGACTTCGACAACGACGCCTATGCCTATGGCGCCACGAAAAGGCTGGCTGAACGTGGCTGCAAGAAGGTGTCGATCATCCTGCCGGACAGCGCCCTGACCTATACCGAACATCTCAAGACCGGCATGGAGCGCGCCGCGCGCGAGGCCGGCATCGCCTTCGAGTTCGCCGCCGACGTCAATCTCGACAGCCCCACCGATGCCATCCGCAATTATGTCATCCGCCGCTCCAAGCGCCCGGACGGGCCGGATGGCTATGTCTGTGCCTCCGAAGTTTCGGCGCTGGCGGTTCTGGGCGGGCTTGCGGAAGCCGGACATGTGGTGGGCAGCACCGCCCATGTGGTGGCCAAACAGGCTTCGAGCCTGTTCATGCAGTTCCAGCCCATGGCTGAAACGGTCGCGGAGGATTTTGTCGGCGCCGGTCGCAATCTGGGCCAGGCCATGCTCCGGCGCATTGCGGGGGAGACCGAGGGGCTGGGCTATCTCGAAAAGCCCGTCTTCGATTTCAAGCCGCTCTAGCGGTTTTCCGGGTACACCCCCACCCAGCTCTGCTACGGCCCTGCGGGCCGAGCGGCGCTACCTCCCCCATCAAGGGGGAGGTGAAGGGCGGCGGACGGGTGGATCAGGTTACGGGCTAAGCTTAACCTTCGAGTTCCTCGCGCAGCATTTCCAGTTCGAGCCATTGATCCTCGGCCGCGCCCTTGCGGGCCTGCGCGTCGGTCAAGGCCTTGGACTTGCTGGCAAAGGCGCCCGGATCGCGGGCATAGAGGCCGGCATCGGCGAGTTCGGTTGTGAGGGTGTCGATCAGGGCGTCCAGCGTCTCGATTTCCCGGGGCAGGGTTTCAAGCGCGTGCTTTTCCTTGAAGCTGAGCTTGCGCCGCGCCGGGCTGGGCGGTGGCGGCGGTGCGCTGCGGGTGCGTTCGGCCTTGGGCGCCGGAGCCGGCGTGGCGCGCGCCAGAACGCCGCTGCCGCGCTGGTTGACCATGTCGGAATAGCCACCGGCATATTCGGTCCAGCGGCCATCACCCTCCGCCATGATCACCGAGGTTGCCACCCGGTCGAGAAAGTCGCGGTCATGGCTGACCACGACCACGGTGCCGGAATAGTCCGAAACCATTTCCTCAAGCAGGTCGAGCGTTTCGAGGTCGAGGTCATTGGTCGGCTCGTCCAGCACCAGGAAATTGGAGGGCAGGGCGAGGGCGCGGGCCAGGGCCACGCGGGCCCTCTCGCCGCCGGACAGCTTGCCGATCGGGGTATTGGCCTGTTCGGGGGTGAACAGGAAATCCTTCATGTAGCCGACCACATGCTTGGATTCGCCATTGATGATCAGCGTATCGCTGCCACCCCCGGTCAGGGCATCGCGCAGCCGCGTGTCCGGATCGAGGCGCGCCCGGCCCTGGTCGAGCATGGCCATTTCGATGGCGGCGCCCAGTTTGACCGTGCCGCTATCGGGCTCGATGAGCCCGGTCAGCAGCTTGATCAGCGTCGTTTTGCCGGCACCATTGGGCCCGACAATGCCCACGCGATCGCCGCGCAAGATGCGGGTCGAGAAATCGGTAACGATGGGGCGGTCGCCATAGCGCTTGGAGATCGTTTCGGCTTCGGCGACGAGCGCACCCGAGACGCGCCCTTCGCTCACCGCCATGGCCACATTGCCGGTCACGCGGCGCTGGTCGCGGCGCTCCTGGCGCAGATTGGACAGCCGCTCGAGGCGCCCGACATTGCGCTTGCGGCGCGCCGTCACCCCATAGCGCAGCCAATGTTCTTCGCGCACGATCTGGCGGTCGAGCTTGTGCCGGTCGCGTTCTTCCTGTTCGAGCACCTCGTCGCGCCAGCTTTCGAAGGCGGAAAAGCCCTTTTCGATCCGGCGGGTCAGGCCGCGATCGAGCCAGACGGTGGAGCGGGAGAGGTCGGAGAGGAAGCGGCGGTCGTGGCTGATCAGCACCATGGCCGAGCGCATCTGGCTCAATTCGTCCTGCAGCCATTCGATGACCGGCAGATCGAGATGATTGGTGGGCTCATCGAGCAGCAGCACGTCGGGCTGCGGCGCCAGAACCCGCGCCAGGGCGGCGCGGCGCGCCTCCCCGCCCGAGAGCCGGGCCGGGTCTTCCTCGCCCCCGAGCCCCAGGGCATTGAGCAGATATTGCGCGCGATAGACATCGTCGCCGGGCGCCAGGCCCGCCTCGACATAGGCGAGCACCGTGCTGAAGCCGGCAAGGTCCGGTTCCTGCGGCAGATAGCGGATGGTGGCGCCCGGTTCGGCGAAGCGGACGCCGTCATCATGCTGGATGAGCCCGGCTGCGATCTTGAGCAGCGTCGACTTGCCCGAGCCGTTGCGGCCGACCAGGGCGATGCGCTGGCCCGGCGAAACGATGAGTTCGGCAGCCTCGAGCAGGCGCGTGCCGCCAAAGGTCAGGGCAATGTTCTGCAGGGAAAGAAGGGGTGGGGCAGCCATGAAAATTCCGAGATGATCCGGCCCGGATAGAGCACAGCACTGCTGGCAGATCAATTGCGCGAAAAGCAAGGGGCCGGACAGGACGTTGAGGATCCTGGCCGGCCCGGGGGAGACGGTAGCAGCAAGCCCCGTCAGGTATCTGGCGTGCGACCCACAGGCCCCAAGGGGTCGCCGTCGCCACGGCCTCTATCAATCATGCTCAAACATGATTGTCAAACTCATATTTATACGGACGGCAAGTTTTTTGCCGGTCGCGACGATCAGGCGGCGGCGCCGCCCGACACGACCTTCTCGTCCAGCAGGCCGAGCCGCTCGCGAATCGAGCGCTTCTTGCTGGCCAGATCGGCAATGGTGTAGCCGTTGAGCACCTCGAAGAACGCCCCAAGCGCCTCGCGCAGCGCGCCGTTGAGGTCGCATTCCCCGATTAGCGGACAATCGGCGCCATCCTCGAAACATTCGGCCAACGCAAAATTTTCCTCGGTCAGCCGGATTGTTTCGAGGAGCGTGATCTGGTCGGCCGGCTTGCCCAGCTTGATCCCGCCATGGCGGCCGCGCACGGTCTGCAGCAAGCCATTTTCGACCAGCGGCTTGATCAGCTTGAACAGGAAGAGCTCGGAAATGCCATAGGCCTCGGCGATTTCGGCGACGCGGCTGAGACCGGGCTCATTGACGGCACAATAGACCAGGGCGCGGATGGCATAATTGGATTGGCGGGTGAGTCTCACGGGCAGCTTTCCGGTTTGGGAGACGAGCAAACAGGCTCTCGGCTCCTTATGTCACAGCGCCCAGCTTATAACCATTCTAAAAGAAGTCAACTAAAGATGATTAGGTTCATCAGGTTTTTGGTGGAGATTTTTCGGGCTGGACAGGCATTTAAGTTCTTCCTATGAACTTAAGTTGTGTGGAGGATGTCGCGTGGTCAAGACCGTTACCAGAGCCGTGCTTGGCGAGGCCGCCTGCGCCGCTTCGGAGCTTTCCCGCAGCGACGTGAACACGCTTTGCGAACAGATGCTGGAATTGATCGGCGACCGGCTGGCGGCGGGTGAAACGGTGAAGCTGACCGGCTTTGGCACGCTTGAAGTGCGCAGCCGCGCCGAGCGGGTCGGGCGCAATCCGCGCACCGGTACCGAGCACGCCATCGCCCCGCACCGCACGGTGGTGTTCATCCCCAGCGCAAAGCTCAAGACGCAACTGCAGGCAGCCAAGCCCTGAGTTTTGAGCGGACCCGAGAACCGAATCGCCGGTTCATCAGTCAAACGTCCACGCCACTGTTCTAGAAGTATCGCCTGAACAGCGGCAGTTCGGCGGCGCCGATGGCCGGGGCCAGCCGGCCATGGCGGCCCGGCACGATCCGGGGCGGGGTGAAATTGCCGACGCCCAGGGCATAGAGTTCCCCGGTCAGACGCTCGACGAAAAGCCTCGTGATCGAGGGCGCGAGCACGGTGTCGAGCACCACCAGCGGCGCTTCGATGACTGTGGTGGTATTGAACACGACGCGCGACATGACGCGGGCACCGGCCTCGATCCAGGCCCGCACCTGTGGCGCCGCATCGCTCTCCACCCAATTGTCCGACTGCAATTGGCCGGGCGCAATGCCGGTGCGCGCAAAAAGCGCGGAGAGGGATGCCGCGTCATGGGCAAAGAGTTCGCCGGCACTGCCGTCATGCACCATCATCGAGCCCAGATTGGCGGCATTGCCCGTCGGGCCTTCCCACAGCGCGCCATTGGCGATGACCCCGGCCGCCAGGAAATGCGAGATGAGGAAGTAGAGAATATTGGTCGGCCGGGGGCGGTCGAGCGCGATCAACTCGGCCCAGCAGGCGGCATTGCCGTCGTTGAAGACATGGGCCACGAGCCCGGTGCGGGCCGCAAGTTCGGCCGAAAGGTCGAAGTCGCGCCAGTCCGCGACATCGGCAGAGCTCGCCCCCAGCCGCTCCAGATTGTGCTCGAGATGGCCGGGCATGGCGACGCCGATATCCTGCAGCCGCGCCCGCTCCGTGCCGGGCAGGGCTTCGGTGAGTTCGCCGGCAAAGCGGGCAATCGCGTCCACGACCACGTCGCGACGGGGAAAGGCATAGTCCTGCCGGCGTTGGGCAAGGACCTGCGCGTGCATGTTGAGCAGCACCAGATCGAGATGCTTCCAGCCCAGCTCGACGCCAATGGCGAAGGCGCCGTCGGCCCGGATGAAGATCGGCGTGGCCGGCTGCCCGCGCCGTCCGCGCAGCACCGGCCCGCGTTCCACCAGGCCCGACTGCTCCAGTTCCATGACGATGGCCGAAACCGTCTGCGGGGCCAGGCCCGAAAACCGGGAAATGTCGGCATTGGACACGCCCCAGTTGAAGCCGACCACTGTCAGCACGGCTTTCTGATTGGTGCGGCGCAGGCCGTGATGCTGCATGCCGCGGCCGCCGGCATCGAACACGTCAGTGGAAGGCGAGGCGGAATCGGGCATGGCGGACCGGTAGCGGGGATGGGCCCAACCAACCGGAATATGGTTAAAGCCGGAACAGTGGCCGGCCAGTCAGGCAGAATGATTCGCTTAAACGCATACAATCTTCTCAAAACTGCCTGATGACGGCCAGTGGGATTTCTCCGCATTGGCTCCGGGCAGGATTACGAACCGGCCCGGTTCAGCCGGTCCAGGGCAGTATCCGGCAAGGCGAGCCGCGCCCCGCGGGCCAGGCTTTCCACCTGCTTGACCGACGTGGCCGAGGCGATGGGGGCGCTGACGCCCTTCTGGGCGATCAGCCAGGCCAGCGCCACCTCAGCCGGGGTGGCATCGGCCTCGGCGGCAACCGCATCCAGCGCGCCGAGGATCGCCAGACCCTTGTCGTTGAGATATTGCCCGACCCCGCCGCCACGGGCCGACTGGCCGAGATCGGCACTGTCGCGGTACTTGCCGGTGAGGAAGCCCGAGGCGAGGCTGTAATAGACAATGGCGCCGACGTCGTTCTCGACGAGATAGGGCGCGAGGGCCTCGAACTCGGCGCGATCGTAGAGATTGTAGCGGTTCTGCGTGACCTCATAGCGCTGCAGTGACTTGATCACCGCCGTTTCCTGCGCCTCTTTCATCATGGCCGCGGTGTAATTGGAGGCTCCGATCACCCGCACCTTGCCGGCTCGGATCAGCGTGTCATAGGCGCTGAGCGTCTCCTCATGGGTGGCGCCGGCATCGGGCCAGTGGCTGAAATAGAGGTCGAGATAATCGGTCTGCAGGCGCTTGAGCGATGCCTCGATCGAAGCCTGGATGGCCTCGGCCTTGAGCCCGCCTTCCTTCTTGCCCGAATTGACCTTGGAGATGATGTGGACGCTCTCGCGATTGCCGCGCGCCTTAAGCCACTTGCCGATTATGGTCTCACTCATGCCCGGCGGATTGCCGGGCACCCAGTTCGGATAGCCCTCGGCCGTGTC includes the following:
- a CDS encoding HU family DNA-binding protein; amino-acid sequence: MVKTVTRAVLGEAACAASELSRSDVNTLCEQMLELIGDRLAAGETVKLTGFGTLEVRSRAERVGRNPRTGTEHAIAPHRTVVFIPSAKLKTQLQAAKP
- a CDS encoding aldo/keto reductase; amino-acid sequence: MNRRPLGRSELVIEPLVLGGNVFGWTVDEARGFDILDAFVAEGFTAIDTAEGYPNWVPGNPPGMSETIIGKWLKARGNRESVHIISKVNSGKKEGGLKAEAIQASIEASLKRLQTDYLDLYFSHWPDAGATHEETLSAYDTLIRAGKVRVIGASNYTAAMMKEAQETAVIKSLQRYEVTQNRYNLYDRAEFEALAPYLVENDVGAIVYYSLASGFLTGKYRDSADLGQSARGGGVGQYLNDKGLAILGALDAVAAEADATPAEVALAWLIAQKGVSAPIASATSVKQVESLARGARLALPDTALDRLNRAGS
- a CDS encoding ATP-binding cassette domain-containing protein; the encoded protein is MAAPPLLSLQNIALTFGGTRLLEAAELIVSPGQRIALVGRNGSGKSTLLKIAAGLIQHDDGVRFAEPGATIRYLPQEPDLAGFSTVLAYVEAGLAPGDDVYRAQYLLNALGLGGEEDPARLSGGEARRAALARVLAPQPDVLLLDEPTNHLDLPVIEWLQDELSQMRSAMVLISHDRRFLSDLSRSTVWLDRGLTRRIEKGFSAFESWRDEVLEQEERDRHKLDRQIVREEHWLRYGVTARRKRNVGRLERLSNLRQERRDQRRVTGNVAMAVSEGRVSGALVAEAETISKRYGDRPIVTDFSTRILRGDRVGIVGPNGAGKTTLIKLLTGLIEPDSGTVKLGAAIEMAMLDQGRARLDPDTRLRDALTGGGSDTLIINGESKHVVGYMKDFLFTPEQANTPIGKLSGGERARVALARALALPSNFLVLDEPTNDLDLETLDLLEEMVSDYSGTVVVVSHDRDFLDRVATSVIMAEGDGRWTEYAGGYSDMVNQRGSGVLARATPAPAPKAERTRSAPPPPPSPARRKLSFKEKHALETLPREIETLDALIDTLTTELADAGLYARDPGAFASKSKALTDAQARKGAAEDQWLELEMLREELEG
- a CDS encoding DUF1045 domain-containing protein — its product is MPTRFAIYYAPSASDPLWERAAVWLGRDAATGELIDGAVAGIDRPRLLNLTQSAGRYGFHATLKPPMALADGYSPEQLRDRMRAFADETPSVPLGRLVLARLGGFLALVPETSSEDLQFLAGQVVEQFEDFRRPPSLREMADRAAGGLTERQSELLAAYGYPYVFDQFQFHMTLTDRLAEADMDEIEEAARTWFGPLLDTPLVLDRLSLFVEPDTGKLFRRHDDFGLRP
- a CDS encoding ROK family transcriptional regulator translates to MPDSASPSTDVFDAGGRGMQHHGLRRTNQKAVLTVVGFNWGVSNADISRFSGLAPQTVSAIVMELEQSGLVERGPVLRGRRGQPATPIFIRADGAFAIGVELGWKHLDLVLLNMHAQVLAQRRQDYAFPRRDVVVDAIARFAGELTEALPGTERARLQDIGVAMPGHLEHNLERLGASSADVADWRDFDLSAELAARTGLVAHVFNDGNAACWAELIALDRPRPTNILYFLISHFLAAGVIANGALWEGPTGNAANLGSMMVHDGSAGELFAHDAASLSALFARTGIAPGQLQSDNWVESDAAPQVRAWIEAGARVMSRVVFNTTTVIEAPLVVLDTVLAPSITRLFVERLTGELYALGVGNFTPPRIVPGRHGRLAPAIGAAELPLFRRYF
- a CDS encoding alpha-D-ribose 1-methylphosphonate 5-triphosphate diphosphatase → MTETLILSNARIVLADEIVHGSVVVGDGRIIAIDSGASTIGDDMGGDHLIPGLVELHTDHLETHYRPRPGVFWDPMAALHAHDVQVVGSGITTVFDAVRIGSDQDLPDMLKHASAMVGAIARGRVAGWLRAEHFLHLRCELPSHDVVEQFEALAGTGFTRLASVMDHTPGQRQFPSLEQYKTYYSKYMGGSDADLAAYLAARQADHDTWSGPNRRTLVARARQIGLPLASHDDSTLAHVEEAAEDGVAISEFPTTLEAASAAKDAGIAILMGAPNVVRGGSHSGNVSAVDLYRAGLLDILSSDYVPYALLQAAFVLPQRIDGLDLPQALATVTSNPARAVGLTDRGEIAVGRRADLVRVAADGPLPVVRGVWREGQRIS
- the phnN gene encoding phosphonate metabolism protein/1,5-bisphosphokinase (PRPP-forming) PhnN — its product is MSERPPGVLVLVVGPSGVGKDTLIGGARKALEADTRFSFVRRLVTRPTDMDLEDHVSLDREAFARAKAGGRFALVWQAHNLDYALPISVDTDLALGRVVVANISRHAVPAAIGKYPLCRVVQISAEISLRAERLARRGRENRDQIAARLAREGAALPADVAPIVIDNSSSVGIGVTAFVMALRQIAED
- the rirA gene encoding iron-responsive transcriptional regulator RirA, which translates into the protein MRLTRQSNYAIRALVYCAVNEPGLSRVAEIAEAYGISELFLFKLIKPLVENGLLQTVRGRHGGIKLGKPADQITLLETIRLTEENFALAECFEDGADCPLIGECDLNGALREALGAFFEVLNGYTIADLASKKRSIRERLGLLDEKVVSGGAAA
- a CDS encoding LacI family transcriptional regulator — translated: MSADQPPPPSRAKRGAKPSGKPTLKTIAQMTGLAVTTISRALNNAPELAQDTRDRVQKIAAEIGYMPDRAALRLKTGRTNVISLILQPDEQIYGFGTSLVTGITEALRDTSYHLVITPLFRNVEPIEPIRHIVRNRMADGVIFSKAESFDERIRYLLDNDFPFVSHGRSNWPDTHPYVDFDNDAYAYGATKRLAERGCKKVSIILPDSALTYTEHLKTGMERAAREAGIAFEFAADVNLDSPTDAIRNYVIRRSKRPDGPDGYVCASEVSALAVLGGLAEAGHVVGSTAHVVAKQASSLFMQFQPMAETVAEDFVGAGRNLGQAMLRRIAGETEGLGYLEKPVFDFKPL